AGCTGACCCGCTCAagtccaaacacaaaaaacaaaacttcactTTCTCTTCATCTCAAAAAATCCACCCACTGACCCACAAAATCCCTTTCtttacttcttattcttttgttttgtcttctttGATACACTTTCATTTCCACTGGTTCCGTTGCCTACCTAccagcccccaaaactccagTCCTTTGTACtcacaattcaaaaaaaaaaaaaaaaaaaaatcatgaccaattttttctttcttcatcagctttagttttggaacttggtgactggtgagttttcttctctttcttaatCATTAGACATTCATATCTttttagtgtctttttttttttttttttttttttttctcaactatcTACACCTAAATATTTACAtgctctttatattttcatagatttttagagaaatacataattgaaggcatggggagattgtttgtgatgagtcTTGAAGGGAAGATCTAAAGTTGGAGGCAGTTAGGTAGAGGCAGTAGGCATTACCACACGGGTGACCCATCTTTGCACTTTGTGAAGACAAAATTTCTAaggtaaaattgttttgatttattatctatttttgatTAGTTAGATATCATATGACTGTGGATGTGGCTGTGGgtgttgttaaattgtttggtttatgttgtgTACCAATActtgtgtgtttaatttttgtttttgtttgaggacttattattaattaaagtcatattaaaaatggattgtatgtttaaattatagtgaaaattttgttttttcttgagtatgaataacatccatataactaagtaaaaatttataattaaaattttattttttaaacttcttttcaggttaatttttgagtcatattcttaaagttaaaaaaattataagcaaatgaaaaacaattgatgcattttttaagaaaaaagatgttagcaattcaaaaattaggacacctgtggctgtagaaacaaatgttgatacttcaatgcctgatgaacaccctgacccctccaaatgttcaagaattcaatctgAAGAGATAGATCGTGATCCAGGATCacataaacaaatatgtgaattctCTATTAACAAACAAGATAAAATCCAACGAGCTTATCTCAAATAAGGTCtatatcaacctaaaaatatagactatCCATACAACGATGATACTCATCGTCGTCGATTTCAACCTTCATGATTCGAATCGGTCCCCCCAAGTAAAAattcctggctacgcccctatgtgtgtgtgtgttgtttctcaaaaaaaagaagaaggttaaTGTGTGACTTGGAAAGTTAATTGGTTTTCCTACTtgaggaagaaaaaattaatttacgtatttatttaagttttcttGGTGTGGAAGGAAAGGCTATCCTTATTAAAGAAGTAATATATGCACTCTCCAAGAGGGAATAGACAAATactcttataaaaaatatagagcttaaaattaagagagaaaaaagtctTACATTGAATAAAGATTGTTGGGTATTAATTTAGATTTCCTTGGTGTGGAAAGAAAGATTATTTCTTATTAAGAAGTAATATATTCATTGTCCAAGAGGGAATAGACAAATagtcttataaatagacaaCGCCGAAAGAAATTTGATTGTTTTGACCCAATGGTCCTTCCTTTAGGGAGAGTGAATATAGAGCTTAAaactaagagagaaaaaaaagtttcacaCAAAATAAAGATTGTTGGGTATATATGTGTGAGTACAGTCTCACATTGAATAATtatgagaaattaaatatattagttaatataataatataattaaactcATACGTATTGGGTTTAAGCCTTTTTGGTTAAGTGTATCTCTATATGTTATAATTGAGCTTATAACTATTGGGCTTAAGCTTTTGAGGTTAAGTGTATTCCTATTTTTGGGTTTACACATCTCCAAGCGTGGAGCTATAGCAAGGCATGGCCCcctccaaatttaaaaaaattcttttatgctatgtataaatattaaaagctttaaatatttagttataaaaatataagttGTCCCCCAAATGTTAATACCGAAATTTGgccccaaacaaaaaatcctagctTCGCTCTGCACATCTCTCCGACATCAATGTTAACTAGCTATTCCTTTCACCTAGCATGCACATTGAACATTGATAAAAAGAATGAGCAATTAAATCTCTATCTCTAaaagtgtgtttggataccgcttcttttgctgaaactgaaaaattattgctgaaagtactgtagataaaagtaaaagttagttgaaatagtacagtggagtccatgaatagtgccaaaaaatctgccataaatagtaacaaaataaactaaatagtgaaattattttaatttttcattcttaagctataaatattaaaagctttaaatatttagttataaaatataAGTTGTCCACCAAATGTTAATACCAAAATTTGgccccaaacaaaaaatcctagctTCGCTCTGCACATCTCTTTGACATTAATGTTAACTAGCTATTCCTTTCACCTAGCATGCACATTGAACACTGATAAAAAGAATGAGCAATTAAATCTCTATCACTaaaggtgtgtttggataccgcttattttgctgaaattgaaaaattattgctgaaagtactatagataaaagtaaaagttagttgaaatagtatagtgtgACCCATGAATTGTGCCAAAAAATCTGCCATAAAtggtaataaaataaactaaatagtgaaataattttaatttttcattcttaagctataaaatatttaaagctttaaatatttagttataaaaatataagttGTCCCCCAAATGTTAATACCAAAATTTggcccccaaacaaaaaatcctagctTCGCTCTGCACATCTCTCCGACATCAATGTTAACTAGCTATTCCTTTCACCTAGCATGCACATTGAACACTAACAAAAAGAATGAGCAATTAAATCTCTATTTTTaaaggtgtgtttggataccatttattttgctggaactgaaaaattattgctaaaagtactgtaaataaaggtaaaagttaattgaaataatacaatgtgacccatgaatagtgccaGAAAATCTgccataaatagtaacaaaataaactaaatagtgaaataattttaattttttattcttaagctataaatattaaaagctttaaatatttagttataaaaatataagttGTCCCCCAAATGTTAATACCAAAATTTGgtcccaaacaaaaaatcctagctTCGCTCTACAAATCCCTCCTTCCTCAATGTTAACTAACTATTCCTTTCACCTAGCATGCACATTGAACACTGATAAAAAGAATGAGCAATTGAATCTTTATTTCTAaatgtgtgtttggataccgcttattttgctgaaattgaaaaatttactgaaagtactatagataaaggtaaaagttaattgaaatagtacaatgtaaCTCATGAATTGTGCCAAAAAATCTgccataaatagtaacaaaataaacaaaataatgaaataattttaatttttcattcttatcTAAATGCACACTAAACGTGTTTATGTCACTGACTAAAACATTAACTAGCTAATGCTCCACTTAGCATTCCAAAACAAAGCTCAGccaggtaaaaaaataaaacaaagaaagaataagatctgaacatcatcatcatcatcattgttaaTATCTCATCAATTTTTTGTCCTATACCTCCCTCATATAACCGCGTTGATCACAGGGTCCCATAAGATAAATATCAGATATACTCTACCGCACGAAACCTATTGATTTAAATGCAACTGTGCTATCAAACAAAAGCAAGCACAgaaatatttaatgaaaatgaagGAATGTTCATAAACGTTCATAAATATCAGAGTATATCTGACATTTACCTTATGTGAGAgcttttattttgaacatttagttaatatttaaatattagaaatttattgttctttctttttaacATGACTAATTCACCTAACGCTTATTTATGAGTTTAaatttctattaaattttttttttggtttttttaagagtaaaggtaaaatacaatatatatttgaatttaaaaaaaaaaaaaaaaactcattgcCCCACTTTTAGTGTGCCTAAGCCATTGCATTGAGCATAGTACGGACTTTATACTTAATTACTAGTTATATGTTAGTATTTGATAAGAATTTGTTCTCACGCGACTTGGGTGCATGTGGGTTTGGGGATTGCAGTTAAGTGAATGATTTTGTGCTAGGCTTCCTACTAATGCTCCACCTGTCATGCAATGCAACAATACGCACACGctcttatttttctctctttttgtgtgtATAAATGTGCTTATATATATGCAGCTCCATTGAGCCTATTACTCATCCTCAcctctcttattttttctctctctgcaTGACATTGTGGGGTTAGCTGAAAGAGAAAGCTAGAGTTTCACTCGTTTCACTTTGAGGCCCTGCTTTTGTTTTATccatagaaagagagagagagagaggaaggttGGGTTTTTCACTGTTTATCTGGGATTTGGCAATCATGATCAGTCACCCCACATTGGCATTTACCTTTGGGATCCTAGGTAACATTACAATAAACTCTCATAATTTTTGCTGCGGCATTCACCTGCTTGGTTTAGTACTTTAATACCAATCGGGTCATGACCAATATTGTTTATAAGTAATTTCGGTATTTCTTTTATGTTGAGGAAATGAGTTTTCATCTCATTTGTTCCAGATTTCTACTTCTTGCGCtcctgtttcttcttcttttttctttaattaaaatttattgttgataaATTATTAGTTGCCCAAAAAATTGAAGTTCTTAGAAAATGTGAATctaatcatttaaatttaaactaatattCTCTTTTTAATTTGAGCATGGGTTGCTTGACCTGCCCATATTAAGTTTAAATGGGAGGAATGGTGGTGAGGAGGGATTGAACTTAAAAGTTGTTGTTatgatattataataaattatcatttgttccaaaaatttaaactattagaaaataataaatttaattatttaatttaaaaatgatCTATGGTCCTTTACTTGTCTAGCTTTGGTCACCTTCTTCATCTTTAGTGAAAGGAGCTTTCAAAAAGATCTtaaaagggaagaaagagaaaaaccttttttttttgctaatatggtaatggaattaaataattaataatatgattgactttgaaattttaacatactCCTCTTCTGAAATTTTAACATACTCCTCTATGAGGTGGGACATGgtttaaatttatcttttagGTGTCAAAAAATTCTTTGCCTTTTAAATTTTCGGAGAAAGAGCTGTTGATTAGAAGGAGAGttataatattgtttctttagTTGTATATAACTTGCAGAATTTGAAATGTTTGAAAGTTGTCACattcactatttatttttttcaaacatgCCATTTTTGCAGGTGCTTTCTTTCgttctattttttgttaaaaaaaacttttattgatcgatgtaattaaataaacaatttttatattttctcatactttgtaattgttttaaagaattttgataattaagaAGTTATGTTATATATGTTGTGACTggaaatttgtttaaatttttagactttttcgttactattttatttattataaatttactagatttatttataacattatATGAAGCTCCATAGGCCATTTACCTAATCTTTGGccttcatatttttaaaaccaaatgtgactatatatattcttctaaaaaaaattgtctaataGATAATGCTCCATAAGCCTATTACCCCTCCTCAcctctcttatttttctctctgcATGAGATTATGGGGTTAGCTCAAAGAAAAAGCTAAGGCTTTACTTGAGGCCCAGCATTTGTTTTCTccataatgagagagagagagaggttgggATTTTTGAAGTTCATGGGACATGGCAGTGATGATCAGTCACCTCATAGGCTCATAGGTTTCACTGCGACATTCTTCTTGGTTGAGTACTTTGTTTGATACCAATTCGGGCAAtgaccaattttatttttaagtcattTCGGTTCAGTGGATGAGTTCTCTTCTCATGTATGTTCCAGATTCTTACTAGTTGTGTTacttagggtgagtttggttcagcttttcaaaattgggttttttgaaaaagtgggggTTTTTAAAAAGTACAGtatgaaaaagtgttttttgaaaatgctGAGTATTTGGCTAGTACTTATAAAAGTGACGGTTTGAgtggtaaattaccaaaaatgacaatgtatatataaagtattgtgaaagtattgtgaaaatactttctaaaaaattattctaaaaagtactttcaaattttctaaaaaaattatttttttctcaccaatattaactaataataacctaccacttaaaatttattgtgaaaatattgtgataacatttctcattctttattttattttcccttgtttctttacttttttttttcatccatatttccttttttccccccctctttttttctcctccacacgcgtactcttatcttttcttttcttttttccttctttccccTTTTTTCCCTACCACTTCCTCCAAAACATTCCAGTGCagagctcttttttttttttttttttcctcttcctttctctcttttctcttaccACTTCATTTGCAAGTTTCTTTCCCTCTATCCCATCAAAACACATAAACTTATAGCTTTGTTTCACATCCTCTAAACTATTACTACAACAAAGGGGAGAGAGTGAGAACTGAGAAAGATCAACAATGACAGAGTTCAACGATGACTgagaaacccaaagaaaatgCCGCTAGGTGAAAGGTCAGGGGACAAGGAATCCCACTTCTGTGGCGTAGAGACGGAGTTTAACGATGACATGCCTCTGCTCTTGTCTCACAATCTCTCTTCCGTTGGCTTCGACTTTGTTGTCGCTACTCTAGTTCGTATAATCGCCCATAGAGATGAAGTTTAAATTATTACCGtaagggattgatttttttttttttttttccttagctgatttgagaatttgttattgatttttttgtgtttggatttgaaCACAGAGTCCAACAGTAGGATTTATGAACGCATATGGGCTTTTGGAAAATGCTCTGAACAACTCCAATTTTAGAAAGCGCATTCTCTTCGCATtttcaaaacgcaactttttctAAAAAGTTGCTTTTTAGACATCACAAATCGCATATATTAAGTTTATGGTTTCAAAAAGTGCTTTTTGGGTTGGGAAAGTGTAAACAAATAGGCACTTATTCCTTTTTGGAAAATCTCATTTATGATATATTGTCTATACTTGTCCACCTttcatcatcatcttcctctTTGATTAATCCATCCGGAGTCCCGTTTTCACTTGaacttttataagtttttatgcCACTCTTCCCTAACCCCTTTTTTcccatatttttcaaaataatttaacttGTCTATTGCACATATTTAGCATAAGTGAATAGATTGTCCAAATTGTACTTTTAGTTAACTTAACAGGTGGGTACGAACTAACATTTTAAGTAGCAAGCCTAACTTCTACTACACTTTTGTATGAAATTCGTTCTGATCTATTTGTGGATCCACCTTCCTTATTCTAGGACAGAAAATATTAGTAATTTATTTGTTCAAGTGAATATCATTAACTATTAAACTCATTAGCACAGTATGCATGTTCTTGAATTTTGTTCAGCTATATTGTTGCCAGTGAAAAGTTGTTACCCTTGGTTGTTTAGTTGATCACAAAAAAGCAGTAATAGACATAACGAattttactaataatttaattaacttttattctttttactgCCAGGTAATATTATTTCGTTCCTGGTATTCTTGGCTCCAGTGTAAGTATTAATTTCACCGCTTTCAACTCGTAATGTTTATTATTGTCACTACACCAAAATAAGTCTATTATACCGAATGTTAATACAACAACATTAGTATAGTGGTATTATACAAAATATTGCATCTATAAGTAAAAAATCGTTGCAGTAATAACTTTAAAGTGATAAATTATCGCATTTACAATAATTAGTTACAATAACTTATAATTATCAGTATTACATTAGGAAAATTTGTTGCAACAACTTAAAATAAAGACACCGTtacaataatttgataatagttatttttgcaatctattatgacaaaaatttctaagtgaaattttattgcaataaagtCATCATTGTAATTGTTcgatatcaattattttacaatctatttcAATAACAAACATGAAACGaatatatcattgcaataacatgatatcaattattttacaatctattgcaatggcaaatatgaaacaattatttattacaACGAATATATCGttgcaataaattatttattgcagcatcatatatattattggaTCAAAGTTGTCATTAAAATATCTAGTGATTATTGCAatgaatatttttgttgtaCAAACTTATTACCTcaaaatttattgcaacaacTCGCATCAATTATTGCAATGACTTTGATattattgcaatgattttttgttgttgtaataaacattttttttcttgaagtgTGTTGAACAAAAAATCTAGAATTCAAAACCTATCTACATTAAAAATCAATTGGcgttttgatttgatgataaagaataatCATCAAGAGCAGTgttgaaatttaataaaaaaaataaaatacatctatgcttaatttttattttctcaataatgataaaaagtaaTGTGTATATAATGATTATTATATTGCAGGCCAACATTTTATcgaatttttaaaaagaaatcaacCCAAGGATTTCAATCGGTCCCTTATGTGGTGGCATTATTCAGTTCTATACTTTGGTTGTACTACGCGatgcttaaaaaaaatgctatgctTCTCATCACAATCAACTCATTTGGATGTGCGATAGAGATGATATATATCATCTTGTATATTACTTACGCGCCAAGGGCTCCTGGGGTTAGTattaatagtgtattaattgaGAAACTGTATGATTTTATTCACCCAATTATATATATGCTCTAACTTAATTAATGTTGAATTTTGACTGCAGAACTTAGCTCTCAAAGTTTTCGTTTCTATGAACATGGGTTTGTTCACCTCAATCCTTCTTGTCACACACTTTGCAGTGAAAGAAAAATTCCGGGTcgaatttttgggatgggtttgcGTTGCCATTTCTGTTAGTGTTTTTGCAGCACCCTTAAGCATTGTGGtaagtaaaataattaaagaatttGAACTCAAGAGTTTTGGACActcccatttatttttttaaaatttaaaattaaattttttttttttaaagaaaactactcgcaaacattttacttttctctcctttttgtaGGCACAAGTAATTCGAACTAGGAGTGTGGAGTTTATGCCatttaatttatcatttttcctCACATTGAGTGCCATGATGTGGTTTGCATATGGTTTGTTCCTCAAGGACATTTGTATTGCTGTAAGTAATCTCCATTTGCAAATTCTCTCACTATTTCAGATACTTTCAGCCATTAAATTTCAGCTTAATTTCTTCTTGTTGTCTTAATTGTCTAGATTCCAAATATCGTGGGTTTTTTCTTGGGGCTACTTCAGATGCTGCTATATGCAATATACAGAAACAAAAAGAAGGTTATAGAGGAAAATAAACTGCCGGATCAACAGCTGAAAAATATTGCGATCATATCCACTTTAGGGACTGCTGAAGTGTTTCCAGTTGATATTGAATCATATGCTAATGGTGAGAGTGTGAACAATGATGCAAAGGAGCATGAACAACTAGAGGAGCTTGAGAAAAGCATGGAAACGTAGAGTGACCTCAACCTAGTTGAAAGCCCAGTTTAATTCACATTTACTTTATAATCTAGTTATTCATTAAGTTTACTGTTTAGTGTTCAGGCCAAAAGTGTCTTCCATGTTGCATTTCttgttttcctctctctttGCTTGCGTACATGGCACATGTTGGTATTGTAATAGTATGTATATGAATCAAAGAAATTTGTTCATCGTTGTTGATCTTATTCCACATTAACATGCAATGTCCAATTTTAACATGAACTTTATAagtcactacaagaaaaaatttttattacccaaaagaaaaaaaaaaaaattcattgcaaTAACATCAAAGTCATTGCAATAGTTGATGTGAGTTGTTGCAATAAATTCTAAGGTAATAAGTttgtgcaacaaaaaatttcattgcaatAATTACTAGATATTTTAATGACAACTATGATGCAATGATATATATGTTGTTACAATAAACAGTTTATTGCTACGATATATTCTTtgtaataaataattgtttcatatttgtcattacaatagattgtaaaataatacatgcttgaatttttattttctcaatagTGATATAAGTAATATGTATATAATGATTATTATATTTCAAGCCaacaatttattgaatttttaaaaagaaattaacccAAGGTTTCCAATTGGTACCATATGTGGTGGCATTATTCAGTTCCATACTTTGGTTGTACTACGtgatacttaaaaaaaatgctatgctTCTCGTCAAAATCAACTCATTTGGATGTGTGATAGAGATGATATATATCATCTTGTATATTATTTATGGGCCAAGGGCTCTCAGGGTTAGTATAAAAAGCATATTAGTTGAGAAACTATATGATTTTATTCacccaattatatatatactctaACTTAATTAATGTTGAATTTTGACTGTAGAACTCAACTCTCAAAGTATTCGTTTTTATGAACATGGGTTTGTTCTCCTTAATCCTTCTTGTCACACACCCTGCAGTGAAAGAAAAATTCTGCGTTGAATTTCAAGGATGGATTTGCGCTGCTGTTTCTGTTAGTGTTTTTGTAGCACCCTTAAGCATTGTGGtgagttaaataattaaaacatttGAGTTCAAGAGGTCAGGAtactctccttttttttcaaaaaaaaagaaaaaaaaaaagaaagataaaatgaaaatgaaaactatgagtaaacattttatttttctttcctttttgtagGCACAAGTAATTCAAACTAAGATgatattttattgcaacaaagaCATCATTGTAATTAtttgatatcaattattttataatctatttcAATGACAAACATGAAACGAATATGTTATTGCAATAActtgatatcaattattttagaATCTATTCCAATGAtaaatatgaaacaattatttattacaACAAATATGATTATtgtaacaatatatataattgcatCAAAGTTGTCATTAAAATGCCTAATAATTATtgcaatgaaaatttttgttgcataAACTTATTACCTCAAAATTTATTGCAATGACTTTGATGttattgcaataattttttgttgttgtaataaacgttttttcttgtagtgcgttgaacaaaaaatttagtGTTCAGTCCCCACCTAcactaaaaatcaattggtgttttgatttgatgataaaaaataatcatcaaGAGCAGCGTTgaaatttaataagaaaaaattacatccatgctttaatttttattttctcaataaTGATATAAGTAATGTGTATATAATGATTATTATATTGTAGGGCAACATtttatcgattttttttttaaaaatcaaccCAAGTTTTGCAAACTGTACCTTATGTGGTAGCATTATTCAGTTCAATACTTTTGTTGTACTACatgatgtttaaaaaaaaaaaaaatgctatgctTCTCATCACAATCAACTCATTTGGATGTGTGATAGAGATGATATATATCATCTTGTATATTACTTATGCACCAAGGGTTAGTATTAAAAGCGTATTAGCTGagaaattatatgattttattcACCCAATTATATATATGCTCTAACTTAATTAATGTTGTATTTTGATTGCAgatttcaacttcttttaatcgcaatctcgacaacttctcgatagctcctcgatccatcgagaatGTTTCTGTCTCCTCGAAAGTTGCTCGAGAGctcctcgatccatcgagctttctttttgctgtggacacctctAGACACCTGCTCGATAGCTGCATCTGTTGACCtatttaaagctcgacacctatTAATTTGTCGAGAATTACTGAGATTCTATATATTCCTTCAGTGTGATTTTAGATTCATTTCTCTTCGATCTCTCTCGATAGCCTCGTCTCTTCACCTcccaaaacctctctctctcactccaaacttCGTCCTCAAGGATTCTTTGGCCTagatcaagtttttcttcacttggtaagggTCCTAATCCTtcttttttcatgcatttcacccaactttttgggatttttttgaaaattttgggttttttcaaaattgatgaagttatTGTGAAGTTTTTGGGatgagttttgtatttttgatcttaaaacatcatgcattgcatctcatTTGCATTATAACACTGTTTCATGCATTCTTCgatgtgtgtttactttgttgtaaacatgtgtgctggtaggattggattgggctaagcccatgatgtttttactattgcatatcacatgctcatgcattttcatgcatacgtactttgcattctctatattcttatatattgaaCTGTATTGGGACTTTTCTAAGtgtttctctccctctctctctctctagtttaCGTTAGTTGCATCATGGCACCTAACCGTAAGTCTACTCCATCCCGGAACCCTCCTAGTTTTGGGGTATCCAATTCTTCTGACCCTACTTCCTCTCATGTCCGGTTtcgtgatgagaaggccaaatcggacttctttgagaacttctCTAGATGAGGTGTTCATTtggaatgccaagtcattttgtCGGACTTCTACGACACTAAcctacccactgtcattcacagtaggggttgggagtcactatgtgacGTCTTGGTCACTTGTCCATCCGTGTTGAttcaggagttctactccaacatgcatgaaTTTGATTATTCAATACCTCTTTTTGTTACTCACGTTCGAGGTATGCGCATTGTGGTCACATCTGATATTGTATTCGATGTGCTCCATGTCCTGagggtagcgcatcctgactaccccggTTGTGATCAtttgaggactgtgtccaaagacgagctCATATCTTCTTTTTGTGAGTGTCCATCTGTTTAGGGTGATCGTCAGTTCACCTCTTGTACGGCCTTTGCTAAAGGCCCTAGGTTTCTTAACATGGTCatgacctttgttttgcatccttTTTCTCACTATATCTCTATTACCAAGCCCCGTGCttgatttttgctttttctGTTAGAGCAttttactatagattttccctcccatttcattctttccatC
This genomic stretch from Quercus lobata isolate SW786 chromosome 3, ValleyOak3.0 Primary Assembly, whole genome shotgun sequence harbors:
- the LOC115979693 gene encoding bidirectional sugar transporter N3-like is translated as MISHPTLAFTFGILGNIISFLVFLAPVPTFYRIFKKKSTQGFQSVPYVVALFSSILWLYYAMLKKNAMLLITINSFGCAIEMIYIILYITYAPRAPGNLALKVFVSMNMGLFTSILLVTHFAVKEKFRVEFLGWVCVAISVSVFAAPLSIVAQVIRTRSVEFMPFNLSFFLTLSAMMWFAYGLFLKDICIAIPNIVGFFLGLLQMLLYAIYRNKKKVIEENKLPDQQLKNIAIISTLGTAEVFPVDIESYANGESVNNDAKEHEQLEELEKSMET